A stretch of the Musa acuminata AAA Group cultivar baxijiao chromosome BXJ2-7, Cavendish_Baxijiao_AAA, whole genome shotgun sequence genome encodes the following:
- the LOC135617457 gene encoding AP-1 complex subunit mu-2 — MAGAVSALFLLDIKGRVLIWRDYRGDVSAVQAERFFTKLIEKEADPESHSPVVFDDGISYMFIQHNNVFLMTAARQNCNSASILLFLHRVVDVFKHYFEELEEESLRDNFVVVYELLDEMMDFGYPQYTEAKILSEFIKTDAYRMEVTQRPPMAVTNAVSWRSEGIRYKKNEVFLDVVESVNILVNSNGQIIRSDVVGALKMRTYLSGMPECKLGLNDRVLLEAQGRTTKGKAIDLDDIKFHQCVRLARFENDRTISFIPPDGSFDLMTYRLSTQVKPPIWVEAQIERHSRSRIEIMVKARSQFKERSTATNVEIEIPVPSDATNPNIRTSMGSATYAPENDALVWKIKSFPGGKEYMCRAEFSFPSITAEEATPEKKAPIRVKFEIPYFTVSGIQVRYLKIIEKSGYQALPWVRYITMAGEYELRLI, encoded by the exons ATGGCGGGCGCCGTCTCGGCGCTGTTCCTCCTCGACATCAAGGGCCGCGTCCTCATCTGGAGGGACTACCGCGGCGACGTCTCCGCTGTCCAGGCCGAGCGCTTCTTCACCAAGCTCATCGAGAAGGAG GCCGATCCCGAGTCTCACTCGCCTGTGGTGTTCGATGATGGAATCAGTTATATGTTCATCCAACACAACAATGTCTTCCTTATGACGGCTGCGAGGCAGAACTGCAATTCTGCCAGCATCCTTCTCTTCCTGCATCGTGTTGTTGAT GTCTTTAAACATTATTTTGAAGAGCTCGAGGAGGAATCATTAAGAGATAATTTTGTTGTTGTG TATGAGTTACTCGACGAAATGATGGACTTTGGGTACCCTCAATACACCGAAGCTAAGATTCTTAGTGAGTTTATTAAGACAGATGCGTACAGGATGGAAGTCACACAGAGGCCTCCAATGGCTGTCACAAATGCAGTGTCATGGCGTAGTGAAGGGATACGGTACAAGAAAAATGAA gTATTCTTGGATGTGGTTGAAAGCGTAAATATTCTTGTCAACAGCAATGGACAGATTATCCGTTCAGATGTTGTTGGGGCATTGAAAATGAGAACATACTTGAG TGGAATGCCTGAATGTAAACTTGGGCTGAATGACCGGGTACTTTTGGAAGCTCAAGGCCGAACAACTAAGGGGAAAGCTATAGATTTAGATGATATCAAGTTTCATCA GTGTGTGCGTTTGGCACGGTTTGAGAATGACAGGACAATATCCTTCATACCACCGGATGGATCTTTTGACCTAATGACGTACAGACTCAGCACTCAG GTAAAGCCTCCAATCTGGGTGGAGGCTCAAATTGAGAGGCACTCGAGAAGTCGCATAGAGATCATGGTGAAAGCAAGAAGTCAGTTTAAAGAAAGGAG CACTGCAACAAATGTAGAAATTGAGATCCCGGTACCTTCAGATGCCACCAATCCTAACATTCGGACATCCATGGGTTCTGCTACATATGCACCTGAAAATGATGCACTGGTCTGGAAAATAAAATCTTTTCCTGGTGGCAAG GAATACATGTGTAGGGCAGAATTTAGTTTTCCCAGTATAACCGCAGAAGAAGCAACTCCAGAGAAGAAGGCTCCTATACGTGTGAAGTTTGAGATCCCATATTTCACTGTGTCTGGAATACAG GTTCGGTATCTCAAAATAATTGAGAAGAGCGGATACCAGGCCCTTCCATGGGTGCGATACATCACAATGGCTGGTGAATATGAACTGAGACTCATCTAG
- the LOC103992088 gene encoding uncharacterized protein LOC103992088 isoform X1, giving the protein MGWSRRVLCVRGFSWIVSALLLMPREAHAGVGSDAAVRFLEAPPAFSASSRATFRFEVTERRNGGACRSCSITCKLDNYSSSACEPKEVTYSGLLEGDHLFEVCISGSQRVRCASYKWIVDTISPTACISAASSFTNALNVSVNVSFSEPCTNGGGFKCSSSKCNLLVYGAGHVLPSTLKVLLPDRVFTLMVGISADVQFGRLVLVMDKGFCMDSAGNSFERTSNSSFILHFDRRSVFMNLTTHIPKKSLQLNGELRTAEATNTYKGLKIYLSFSEPVLNSSEEILGLLHSTSGSLIPTKRNSLGNRRFGYLVRSISSMTVVTISCDTNNIISRQGTPISPSDPITFLYDAQRPSVRLSTTSNMRTRQHKIPVLIKFVKPVFDFNSSAIRISGGYILSFHEITMSIYIIEINGNDSLISVEVPENKTVDIAGNKNLRSNILQLKHYTTPTISSFVSLVATSAFAMTSMVAALLTVSTSSLLSSGAVSRQKAYLVSEPSRNLLRILCHIQVFALCRWLVVNMPIEYYEFSRGIEWSIPYIHLPWEMGSKTFFEGSTSTSATHFEVWDRNKLYFKSSSVRNQILEMNSSEYGKPLTPGEYMSFLENQNMKPEAEFIMISRNSDSGWQYFGRNMFWLAVFGGGLIFLHVVILCILKLRKNLEKQKEFGALVFPRFEIFLIFLALPCICQASAAIIKGRTSTGIVVGTVLLGVSTSFLISLLLIISLGISMGKLLRYKEVHQEGEKLRWYQELVHVALGPGKRGQWAWQGQQSSINQTILGPLFEDLRGPPRSMLTQIAGRGNQGKYEDRIIASGDETEDAEAPFIQKLFGMLRIYYTLLESVKCVSLGVLAGAYSSRRPSRTPTLIILSTTCFQLFFLVLEKPFIKRKVQFVEIISVAGEVGLLGACLAVLEKDFFGGNERRLGLFMLAMFIIMFTAQLANEWYALYQQVIRLSRTRDSFSSGLKRALGGILLIVLPTTKVLTEMVEQSSSSHGEGDSGTTLSPIGQVQGASGTNERSWLRQLRELAEASFGREDAGAPNDPSSSTNQRSKFQNAKRSGSSSVASSSGFKSKADQKAKSRGLYKDLESMFSSK; this is encoded by the exons ATGGGTTGGAGCAGGAGAGTCCTGTGTGTCCGTGGATTCTCCTGGATCGTTTCGGCTTTGCTTCTGATGCCCCGGGAAGCCCATGCTGGTGTTGGTTCTGATGCTGCGGTTAGGTTCTTGGAGGCTCCTCCGGCATTCTCGGCATCGTCGAGGGCCACATTTCGGTTTGAGGTCACGGAGAGGAGGAACGGTGGCGCATGCCGCAGCTGCAGCATCACCTGCAAG CTAGATAACTACAGTTCCTCTGCTTGTGAACCAAAAGAAGTTACGTACTCAGGCTTGCTTGAAGGAGATCATCTGTTTGAGGTCTGCATCAGTGGTTCTCAAAGAGTTCGCTGTGCTAGCTATAAATGGATTGTTG ATACAATTTCCCCCACTGCATGCATTTCTGCTGCATCATCTTTCACAAATGCTTTGAATGTATCAGTAAATGTTTCTTTCAGTGAACCCTGCACCAATGGAGGTGGATTTAAGTGCTCCTCTAGTAAATGCAAT CTTCTTGTTTATGGAGCTGGCCATGTTTTACCATCTACTCTCAAGGTTCTTCTTCCTGACCGAGTATTTACCCTTATGGTGGGTATATCAGCTGATGTTCAGTTTGGTCGATTGGTACTGGTCATGGATAAGGGCTTCTGTATGGACAGTGCTGGGAACAGTTTCGAACGAACATCAAATTCAAGTTTCATATTACATTTTG ATAGAAGAAGTGTCTTCATGAACTTGACAACTCACATCCCGAAGAAGTCACTTCAACTTAATGGCGAGCTTAGAACTGCAGAGGCTACTAACACTTATAAGggcttaaaaatatatttatctttttcaGAGCCAGTTCTTAATTCATCTGAAGAAATTCTAGGCCTTCTTCATTCAACTTCTGGTTCACTTATTCCTACAAAAAGGAATAGCCTTGGAAACCGTCGCTTTGGCTATTTA GTACGCAGCATTTCAAGCATGACTGTTGTTACCATAAGTTGTGATACTAACAATATAATCAGCAGACAAGGGACACCAATTTCTCCATCAGATCCAATCACATTCCTCTATG ATGCTCAAAGGCCTTCTGTAAGATTAAGTACAACTTCTAACATGAGGACCAGACAACATAAAATACCAGTGCTGATAAAGTTTGTGAAGCCTGTTTTTGACTTTAATTCTTCAGCTATAAGAATTTCTGGAGGATATATACTGAG CTTTCACGAAATAACAATGAGCATATACATCATTGAGATCAATGGCAATGATAGTCTTATATCTGTGGAAGTTCCTGAAAATAAGACAGTAGATATTGCTGGAAACAAGAACCTTCGGTCAAATATTCTACAACTGAAGCACT ATACCACACCAACAATATCATCATTTGTTTCTTTAGTTGCTACCAGTGCATTTGCAATGACATCAATGGTTGCAGCATTGCTCACTGTTTCAACTTCAAGCCTCCTATCTTCCGGAGCAGTTTCTAGACAGAAAGCATATCTTGTTTCCGAACCATCAAGGAATCTTTTG AGAATTTTGTGCCACATCCAGGTCTTTGCACTCTGTAGATGGTTGGTAGTTAACATGCCCATTGAGTATTATGAATTTTCTAGGGGTATAGAATGGAGTATTCCATACATTCATCTTCCATGGGAAATGGGCTCCAAGACATTTTTTGAAGGTTCTACATCTACATCCGCTACACATTTTGAAGTATGGGATAGGAACAAGTTATATTTTAAATCCTCATCAGTGAGAAACCAAATACTGGAAATGAATTCTTCTGAATATGGAAAGCCACTTACCCCAGGAGAATACATGTCATTTCTTGAG AATCAGAACATGAAACCTGAAGCTGAATTCATTATGATTTCACGAAATTCAGATAG CGGGTGGCAGTATTTTGGTAGAAACATGTTCTGGTTAGCAGTATTTGGTGGTGGATTGATCTTTCTCCATGTGGTGATTCTTTGCATTTTGAAATTGAGGAAGAACTTAGAAAAGCAGAAAGAGTTTGGAGCCCTTGTGTTCCCAAGGTTTGAGATATTTTTGATATTTCTTGCATTGCCATGTATATGCCAAGCGTCTGCTGCAATAATTAAAG GGAGAACATCTACAGGTATAGTTGTTGGAACTGTACTCCTGGGTGTCTCCACATCTTTCCTTATATCATTGCTATTGATCATCTCACTTGGCATCTCAATGGGTAAGCTTCTACGGTACAAAGAAGTTCATCAAGAAGGAGAGAAGCTCCGTTGGTATCAAGAGTTAGTCCATGTAGCTCTAGGTCCTGGAAAAAGAGGCCAATGGGCATGGCAAGGTCAACAGAGCTCAATTAATCAAACAATACTAGGCCCCTTATTTGAGGATCTCCGAGGGCCACCAAGGTCCATGCTCACACAAATTGCTGGCAGGGGAAACCAAGGAAAATATGAAGACCGAATAATTGCTTCTGGAGATGAAACTGAAGATGCAGAAGCTCCATTTATCCAGAAGCTCTTTGGCATGCTCAGAATTTACTATACGCTTTTAGAATCAGTTAAATGTGTCTCTCTTGGAGTTTTGGCTGGTGCGTACTCATCAAGAAGACCTTCTAGGACTCCAACCCTGATTATTTTGTCCACCACCTGCTTTCAACTCTTTTTCCTTGTCTTGGAGAAGCCCTTTATCAAAAGGAAGGTTCAGTTTGTGGAAATTATCTCAGTAGCTGGTGAAGTTGGTCTGCTTGGGGCTTGTCTGGCTGTACTGGAGAAGGATTTCTTTGGTGGTAATGAGAGGAGACTTGGATTATTCATGCTGGCAATGTTTATTATCATGTTTACCGCACAGCTGGCCAACGAATGGTATGCATTATACCAACAAGTTATTCGACTGAGCCGAACTAGGGACTCATTCTCTTCAGGGTTAAAGAGAGCTCTTGGTGGAATTCTATTAATTGTGCTACCTACAACAAAGGTGTTGACAGAAATGGTTGAGCAGTCATCCTCCAGCCATGGAGAAGGAGACAGTGGAACTACATTGTCCCCTATCGGTCAAGTCCAAGGAGCTTCTGGTACGAACGAGAGATCATGGCTGAGACAACTAAGAGAACTTGCGGAGGCTAGCTTCGGTAGAGAGGATGCAGGAGCCCCTAATGACCCTTCAAGCAGCACTAATCAAAGAAGTAAGTTTCAGAATGCAAAGAGAAGCGGAAGTTCTTCTGTTGCATCATCATCTGGTTTCAAGTCAAAGGCAGACCAAAAGGCAAAGTCAAGAGGGTTGTATAAGGATTTGGAGTCCATGTTCTCATCAAAATGA
- the LOC103992088 gene encoding uncharacterized protein LOC103992088 isoform X2, with protein sequence MVGISADVQFGRLVLVMDKGFCMDSAGNSFERTSNSSFILHFDRRSVFMNLTTHIPKKSLQLNGELRTAEATNTYKGLKIYLSFSEPVLNSSEEILGLLHSTSGSLIPTKRNSLGNRRFGYLVRSISSMTVVTISCDTNNIISRQGTPISPSDPITFLYDAQRPSVRLSTTSNMRTRQHKIPVLIKFVKPVFDFNSSAIRISGGYILSFHEITMSIYIIEINGNDSLISVEVPENKTVDIAGNKNLRSNILQLKHYTTPTISSFVSLVATSAFAMTSMVAALLTVSTSSLLSSGAVSRQKAYLVSEPSRNLLRILCHIQVFALCRWLVVNMPIEYYEFSRGIEWSIPYIHLPWEMGSKTFFEGSTSTSATHFEVWDRNKLYFKSSSVRNQILEMNSSEYGKPLTPGEYMSFLENQNMKPEAEFIMISRNSDSGWQYFGRNMFWLAVFGGGLIFLHVVILCILKLRKNLEKQKEFGALVFPRFEIFLIFLALPCICQASAAIIKGRTSTGIVVGTVLLGVSTSFLISLLLIISLGISMGKLLRYKEVHQEGEKLRWYQELVHVALGPGKRGQWAWQGQQSSINQTILGPLFEDLRGPPRSMLTQIAGRGNQGKYEDRIIASGDETEDAEAPFIQKLFGMLRIYYTLLESVKCVSLGVLAGAYSSRRPSRTPTLIILSTTCFQLFFLVLEKPFIKRKVQFVEIISVAGEVGLLGACLAVLEKDFFGGNERRLGLFMLAMFIIMFTAQLANEWYALYQQVIRLSRTRDSFSSGLKRALGGILLIVLPTTKVLTEMVEQSSSSHGEGDSGTTLSPIGQVQGASGTNERSWLRQLRELAEASFGREDAGAPNDPSSSTNQRSKFQNAKRSGSSSVASSSGFKSKADQKAKSRGLYKDLESMFSSK encoded by the exons ATGGTGGGTATATCAGCTGATGTTCAGTTTGGTCGATTGGTACTGGTCATGGATAAGGGCTTCTGTATGGACAGTGCTGGGAACAGTTTCGAACGAACATCAAATTCAAGTTTCATATTACATTTTG ATAGAAGAAGTGTCTTCATGAACTTGACAACTCACATCCCGAAGAAGTCACTTCAACTTAATGGCGAGCTTAGAACTGCAGAGGCTACTAACACTTATAAGggcttaaaaatatatttatctttttcaGAGCCAGTTCTTAATTCATCTGAAGAAATTCTAGGCCTTCTTCATTCAACTTCTGGTTCACTTATTCCTACAAAAAGGAATAGCCTTGGAAACCGTCGCTTTGGCTATTTA GTACGCAGCATTTCAAGCATGACTGTTGTTACCATAAGTTGTGATACTAACAATATAATCAGCAGACAAGGGACACCAATTTCTCCATCAGATCCAATCACATTCCTCTATG ATGCTCAAAGGCCTTCTGTAAGATTAAGTACAACTTCTAACATGAGGACCAGACAACATAAAATACCAGTGCTGATAAAGTTTGTGAAGCCTGTTTTTGACTTTAATTCTTCAGCTATAAGAATTTCTGGAGGATATATACTGAG CTTTCACGAAATAACAATGAGCATATACATCATTGAGATCAATGGCAATGATAGTCTTATATCTGTGGAAGTTCCTGAAAATAAGACAGTAGATATTGCTGGAAACAAGAACCTTCGGTCAAATATTCTACAACTGAAGCACT ATACCACACCAACAATATCATCATTTGTTTCTTTAGTTGCTACCAGTGCATTTGCAATGACATCAATGGTTGCAGCATTGCTCACTGTTTCAACTTCAAGCCTCCTATCTTCCGGAGCAGTTTCTAGACAGAAAGCATATCTTGTTTCCGAACCATCAAGGAATCTTTTG AGAATTTTGTGCCACATCCAGGTCTTTGCACTCTGTAGATGGTTGGTAGTTAACATGCCCATTGAGTATTATGAATTTTCTAGGGGTATAGAATGGAGTATTCCATACATTCATCTTCCATGGGAAATGGGCTCCAAGACATTTTTTGAAGGTTCTACATCTACATCCGCTACACATTTTGAAGTATGGGATAGGAACAAGTTATATTTTAAATCCTCATCAGTGAGAAACCAAATACTGGAAATGAATTCTTCTGAATATGGAAAGCCACTTACCCCAGGAGAATACATGTCATTTCTTGAG AATCAGAACATGAAACCTGAAGCTGAATTCATTATGATTTCACGAAATTCAGATAG CGGGTGGCAGTATTTTGGTAGAAACATGTTCTGGTTAGCAGTATTTGGTGGTGGATTGATCTTTCTCCATGTGGTGATTCTTTGCATTTTGAAATTGAGGAAGAACTTAGAAAAGCAGAAAGAGTTTGGAGCCCTTGTGTTCCCAAGGTTTGAGATATTTTTGATATTTCTTGCATTGCCATGTATATGCCAAGCGTCTGCTGCAATAATTAAAG GGAGAACATCTACAGGTATAGTTGTTGGAACTGTACTCCTGGGTGTCTCCACATCTTTCCTTATATCATTGCTATTGATCATCTCACTTGGCATCTCAATGGGTAAGCTTCTACGGTACAAAGAAGTTCATCAAGAAGGAGAGAAGCTCCGTTGGTATCAAGAGTTAGTCCATGTAGCTCTAGGTCCTGGAAAAAGAGGCCAATGGGCATGGCAAGGTCAACAGAGCTCAATTAATCAAACAATACTAGGCCCCTTATTTGAGGATCTCCGAGGGCCACCAAGGTCCATGCTCACACAAATTGCTGGCAGGGGAAACCAAGGAAAATATGAAGACCGAATAATTGCTTCTGGAGATGAAACTGAAGATGCAGAAGCTCCATTTATCCAGAAGCTCTTTGGCATGCTCAGAATTTACTATACGCTTTTAGAATCAGTTAAATGTGTCTCTCTTGGAGTTTTGGCTGGTGCGTACTCATCAAGAAGACCTTCTAGGACTCCAACCCTGATTATTTTGTCCACCACCTGCTTTCAACTCTTTTTCCTTGTCTTGGAGAAGCCCTTTATCAAAAGGAAGGTTCAGTTTGTGGAAATTATCTCAGTAGCTGGTGAAGTTGGTCTGCTTGGGGCTTGTCTGGCTGTACTGGAGAAGGATTTCTTTGGTGGTAATGAGAGGAGACTTGGATTATTCATGCTGGCAATGTTTATTATCATGTTTACCGCACAGCTGGCCAACGAATGGTATGCATTATACCAACAAGTTATTCGACTGAGCCGAACTAGGGACTCATTCTCTTCAGGGTTAAAGAGAGCTCTTGGTGGAATTCTATTAATTGTGCTACCTACAACAAAGGTGTTGACAGAAATGGTTGAGCAGTCATCCTCCAGCCATGGAGAAGGAGACAGTGGAACTACATTGTCCCCTATCGGTCAAGTCCAAGGAGCTTCTGGTACGAACGAGAGATCATGGCTGAGACAACTAAGAGAACTTGCGGAGGCTAGCTTCGGTAGAGAGGATGCAGGAGCCCCTAATGACCCTTCAAGCAGCACTAATCAAAGAAGTAAGTTTCAGAATGCAAAGAGAAGCGGAAGTTCTTCTGTTGCATCATCATCTGGTTTCAAGTCAAAGGCAGACCAAAAGGCAAAGTCAAGAGGGTTGTATAAGGATTTGGAGTCCATGTTCTCATCAAAATGA